A genomic segment from Falsibacillus pallidus encodes:
- a CDS encoding YjcZ family sporulation protein, with product MGGFGGFAAGGFALVVVLFILLIIIGSAYIRY from the coding sequence ATGGGCGGTTTTGGTGGATTTGCAGCAGGTGGATTCGCATTAGTGGTCGTATTGTTCATCCTTTTGATCATTATTGGATCTGCGTATATCAGATACTAG
- a CDS encoding MDR family MFS transporter encodes MRKIKTLLERYDRVIWIRFVGEFITGISGAMLAPFLILYLHEVFNGSVMIPMLVVSLQPFTEMLVTFLAGQYTDRVGRKISINGSLFLQGAAMIGFIFADSVWLIAVLYALNGAGRAIYIPASRAQIADQTSEDMRSEVFAVISAIGSFGMTIGPAAGLILYKSSPSLLFLLEGSALLIYFAICTAFMKETAPFTTGAHVNGNGFGTAPAIRKPLSFYLPLIGVMLLSMPISLFYAQMETTYRLFSQDMFKDGVFALTLMSIAKAVISLFVEIPLVKWSSKFTMKKIIGISYVCFALAAVGLGLSSTYVMLIITVLILTIGESIGLNHFLSFVGRMAPADKRGTFFAIYGTHWDLSRTISPAIGGIIMLHVGGGFIFFGAGALLLITLVIQQKVAGIAERSYLNTVPKNIPDSRRVVV; translated from the coding sequence ATGAGAAAAATAAAAACATTGCTAGAACGTTATGATCGGGTCATCTGGATCCGTTTTGTAGGAGAATTTATTACGGGAATATCAGGCGCGATGCTTGCACCGTTTTTAATCTTGTATCTTCATGAGGTATTTAATGGCAGTGTAATGATTCCCATGCTTGTTGTATCTTTGCAGCCATTCACAGAAATGCTCGTTACATTTCTGGCTGGGCAATACACAGACAGGGTCGGGCGCAAAATATCAATAAACGGATCCCTCTTTCTGCAAGGAGCTGCAATGATCGGGTTCATATTTGCAGACAGTGTATGGCTGATTGCAGTACTATATGCGCTGAACGGGGCTGGAAGAGCCATCTATATCCCTGCCTCAAGAGCGCAGATAGCGGATCAGACTAGTGAGGATATGCGATCGGAAGTGTTCGCGGTCATTTCTGCCATCGGGTCATTCGGGATGACGATCGGACCTGCTGCCGGCCTCATCCTTTACAAAAGCAGTCCTTCCCTTTTATTTTTATTAGAAGGGTCCGCACTTCTCATTTATTTCGCAATCTGCACGGCATTTATGAAAGAAACAGCTCCATTTACAACCGGCGCCCATGTGAATGGAAATGGATTTGGTACTGCACCGGCCATTCGAAAACCCCTTTCTTTTTATCTGCCATTGATTGGAGTCATGCTGCTTTCCATGCCAATCAGTCTTTTTTATGCACAGATGGAAACAACCTATCGCTTGTTTTCACAAGATATGTTTAAGGACGGGGTCTTCGCACTGACATTGATGTCTATTGCTAAAGCAGTAATCAGCCTGTTTGTGGAAATTCCTTTAGTGAAATGGTCCAGTAAATTCACCATGAAAAAAATCATCGGGATATCCTATGTATGCTTTGCACTTGCTGCTGTCGGCCTGGGGCTTTCAAGCACTTATGTCATGTTGATCATAACGGTGTTGATCCTGACAATCGGAGAAAGCATCGGACTGAACCACTTCTTGAGTTTTGTGGGAAGAATGGCGCCAGCCGATAAACGCGGCACTTTCTTTGCCATTTACGGGACGCATTGGGATCTCTCACGAACCATCAGCCCGGCCATTGGGGGCATAATAATGCTCCATGTTGGCGGCGGCTTCATTTTCTTTGGAGCAGGGGCACTCCTTCTTATTACATTGGTCATTCAGCAAAAGGTCGCCGGGATTGCCGAAAGGTCCTATTTGAATACTGTCCCTAAAAACATTCCCGATTCAAGACGGGTTGTGGTATAA
- a CDS encoding ABC transporter substrate-binding protein yields MFEHYIKLYFNGREKRNFPTVEMTLDEISTLLFCTNRNSKLVIDRLIKGQWIEWAPGRGRGNKSRMTFLENPEALLSAMCKEMVQNGDLQNASKYMEEYQTFFPKLMDQFKEWMESLFGFHQEETIEGKKDILRLKVNITSFFPSLDPKWAQLRSQSHVVKQLFDTLVVFDPRTKTIKPHLAFHWEYDEQRFKWTFYIRKGVFFHDGTPLRAEHAAKSLLELKFDRSHPFQWMLSQVESIEATEEYIVELVLKETHAFFLSILADERCSIVRYNQNAEGHEPLIGTGPFSLEKLNDDRLIIKANDHYFNGRPFLDFVELWNEESIPGLKEAGSSAFEFMSYVHPSDPESSGNRTKSIEWNTQFVSINTRKQGVCQNNNFRKLLHSILDPALMKKELGGPRGDIANGILPGAAEIKRDSVSEADLLRTSGYKGETLKLYTFTDQDHVEETAWIIERCADYGIKIEASFFPGIELLQNHRLEEADLVHDSANMTEQMEMCFLHHFLSSNSVLKIHLSEAAMIEVEAILLRMVKMSEREERLQCLREIENIMVSKTHILPLYRNQSVIEYNQDVQNIQLTSDGWVEFDRVWFKK; encoded by the coding sequence ATGTTCGAACATTACATAAAGCTATATTTTAACGGAAGAGAAAAACGAAATTTTCCAACAGTCGAAATGACTCTCGATGAAATATCCACACTACTCTTTTGCACAAACCGAAACAGCAAGCTTGTCATTGACCGGTTGATTAAAGGGCAATGGATCGAGTGGGCTCCTGGCAGGGGAAGGGGAAACAAATCCCGGATGACTTTCCTGGAAAACCCCGAAGCACTCCTTTCAGCAATGTGCAAAGAAATGGTCCAAAACGGCGACTTGCAGAATGCTTCTAAATACATGGAAGAATACCAAACGTTCTTTCCAAAACTTATGGATCAGTTCAAGGAATGGATGGAAAGTTTATTCGGATTCCATCAGGAAGAAACGATAGAAGGGAAGAAGGATATCCTCCGGTTAAAAGTAAACATCACGTCGTTTTTCCCGAGCCTGGATCCCAAATGGGCGCAGCTCCGATCCCAAAGCCATGTCGTCAAGCAGCTTTTTGACACGCTGGTAGTGTTTGATCCCCGCACCAAAACCATAAAGCCTCATCTGGCCTTTCACTGGGAATATGATGAGCAAAGGTTCAAATGGACTTTTTACATAAGAAAAGGTGTTTTCTTTCATGATGGGACTCCATTGAGGGCCGAACATGCTGCCAAATCCCTGCTTGAACTCAAGTTTGATAGAAGCCACCCATTTCAGTGGATGCTTTCACAGGTGGAATCTATTGAAGCAACAGAAGAATACATAGTAGAACTGGTTTTAAAAGAAACTCATGCCTTCTTCCTATCCATTCTGGCAGACGAAAGATGTTCCATTGTTCGTTACAATCAAAATGCTGAAGGACATGAACCATTGATAGGAACTGGTCCATTCTCCTTGGAAAAACTAAATGATGACCGGCTCATAATAAAAGCAAACGACCACTATTTCAATGGCCGGCCATTTTTGGATTTTGTGGAACTCTGGAATGAAGAAAGCATTCCGGGGCTAAAAGAAGCAGGCAGCTCAGCGTTCGAGTTCATGTCTTATGTCCACCCATCCGATCCTGAATCCTCCGGAAATCGAACAAAATCCATTGAATGGAATACACAATTCGTTTCCATCAATACTAGAAAACAAGGAGTCTGCCAGAATAATAATTTCCGAAAACTTCTCCACTCCATTTTAGACCCGGCCTTGATGAAAAAGGAGTTGGGTGGTCCGAGAGGGGATATAGCAAATGGAATTCTCCCAGGAGCGGCAGAAATAAAGCGTGATAGCGTTTCAGAAGCTGATCTCCTAAGGACTTCAGGCTACAAAGGGGAAACGTTGAAGCTTTATACATTCACAGACCAGGACCATGTGGAAGAAACGGCATGGATTATAGAGAGATGCGCAGACTACGGGATCAAAATCGAGGCATCCTTCTTTCCCGGAATCGAGCTCCTTCAGAATCATAGATTAGAGGAAGCCGACCTTGTTCACGATAGCGCCAATATGACCGAACAGATGGAAATGTGTTTCCTGCATCACTTTTTGTCATCGAACAGCGTCTTGAAAATCCATTTAAGCGAAGCAGCGATGATAGAAGTCGAAGCGATACTTTTAAGAATGGTGAAGATGAGCGAGAGGGAAGAAAGGCTGCAATGCCTGAGAGAAATAGAAAATATCATGGTTTCAAAAACTCACATCCTCCCTCTCTACCGGAACCAATCCGTTATCGAATACAACCAAGATGTGCAAAACATCCAATTGACCAGCGACGGCTGGGTTGAATTTGACCGGGTTTGGTTTAAAAAATAA
- a CDS encoding GNAT family N-acetyltransferase translates to MDYQINENLLLKVSDPQYAEQMAALIDSNREYLKEWLGWLDYSKTIEDSRAFLQNSLENYKEKRSFNTMIFFKGEPVGTAGFNTFDWNNKIGTIGYWLAQGYQGHGIMTETVHFLTNLAFNEFNLNKVEIRAADKNNKSRSIPERLGFKLEGTLRQAEWLYDHFVDHSVYGMLKEEWKS, encoded by the coding sequence ATGGACTATCAAATTAATGAAAACCTGCTATTAAAAGTTTCGGACCCTCAATATGCCGAACAAATGGCAGCATTGATCGACTCGAACAGGGAATACCTGAAAGAATGGCTCGGATGGCTTGATTACTCTAAAACCATCGAAGACTCCAGAGCATTTCTTCAAAACTCCCTGGAAAATTATAAAGAAAAAAGAAGCTTCAACACGATGATCTTTTTCAAAGGAGAGCCAGTCGGCACAGCGGGCTTTAATACATTTGACTGGAACAATAAAATTGGCACAATTGGCTACTGGCTTGCCCAAGGGTATCAAGGACACGGCATCATGACCGAAACCGTTCATTTCCTCACCAATTTGGCATTCAATGAATTCAATCTGAACAAGGTAGAAATCAGGGCAGCCGACAAAAACAACAAAAGCAGAAGCATTCCAGAAAGATTGGGCTTTAAGCTTGAAGGCACGCTTAGGCAGGCAGAATGGCTGTATGACCATTTCGTTGACCACAGCGTCTATGGAATGTTGAAAGAAGAATGGAAATCCTAA
- a CDS encoding DNA topoisomerase III, producing MKVIIAEKPDQGATLASPFKHKKQQGYIEILPTELFPNGAYVTWAIGHLCQLAPPEKYNPQWKKWTLEQLPIIPERFQYEVERTKAKQFNVVKSILKKPEVTEIIHAGDAGREGELIVRNVIHLSGVKKPMKRLWISSLTKKSIIEGFERLLDETETKNVYYEAYTRACADWLIGMNASRVFSILLKQKGIQDVFSAGRVQTPTLALIVKREKEIEDFKSEPFWEVMAKFKINGHTYEGKWHKEQESRLKDAETAEKIAAFCQGKPAQVEESEKERKEFQPPLLFNLSALQATANKIFSFPPKKTLDITQALYQKGIVSYPRSDSNYVTPGEAETFPEILRKISQFDDYKDYFPLPFKSILNNKRFVNEKKVTDHYAIIPTEQVKDPSKLSGDERKIYDLIVKRLIAAHHEKAIFDYTTLNTLVDGRASFISKGKQQIQEGWRKVIFQQEEGENDVLLPPVQKNDAGNVQKAWVKEGKTQPPKRYTEGQLITLMKTAGKHLNNEDLEKVLMKTEGLGTEATRSGIITMLKTRNYIDVRKNQVFATDKGKLLIDAIGEKILASPEMTAKWEQRLSEIGEGGASPGVFMEQVKKLSLKIIEDAKDQSSSWDFTRYSVEPKNNSKSKFSRGSSTKTQEDLGPCPVCQTGQVVDKGKLYGCSNYQNTKCGFTFSKKILGKSVSAANMKKIIKSGESNLIKGFKKGEKTFNAKLGWKDGKLNFLFEQTK from the coding sequence ATGAAAGTGATTATCGCCGAAAAGCCCGACCAAGGGGCTACGTTGGCATCGCCTTTTAAACATAAGAAGCAGCAGGGCTACATTGAAATCCTTCCCACAGAACTCTTCCCAAATGGCGCTTACGTCACTTGGGCCATCGGGCATCTTTGCCAATTGGCTCCCCCGGAAAAATACAACCCTCAATGGAAAAAATGGACCCTCGAACAGCTGCCGATCATTCCTGAAAGATTCCAATATGAAGTGGAGCGCACGAAAGCTAAGCAGTTCAATGTCGTTAAATCCATCCTGAAAAAACCGGAAGTGACAGAAATCATCCATGCCGGGGATGCCGGACGGGAAGGCGAGCTCATCGTCAGGAATGTCATTCACTTGTCCGGTGTCAAAAAACCGATGAAGCGCCTCTGGATTTCCTCATTGACGAAGAAATCGATAATCGAAGGATTCGAACGGCTCCTGGATGAAACGGAAACCAAAAATGTCTACTACGAGGCGTATACGAGAGCATGTGCAGATTGGCTTATCGGCATGAATGCATCCCGTGTATTCAGCATTCTCTTGAAGCAAAAAGGCATTCAGGACGTATTCTCCGCTGGGAGGGTGCAGACCCCGACGCTAGCTCTGATCGTTAAGCGGGAAAAAGAAATAGAAGATTTTAAATCGGAGCCGTTTTGGGAAGTCATGGCGAAGTTCAAAATCAATGGACATACATACGAAGGAAAATGGCATAAGGAACAAGAATCCCGATTAAAGGATGCGGAAACAGCAGAGAAAATTGCAGCTTTCTGCCAAGGAAAGCCCGCTCAAGTGGAAGAATCGGAAAAAGAACGGAAGGAATTTCAGCCGCCGCTATTATTCAATCTGTCTGCACTGCAGGCAACGGCGAATAAAATCTTTTCTTTCCCGCCTAAAAAAACGTTGGACATCACCCAGGCGCTTTACCAAAAAGGAATCGTTTCCTATCCGCGCTCCGATTCCAACTATGTCACACCCGGTGAAGCAGAAACGTTCCCGGAGATCCTTCGGAAGATCAGCCAGTTTGATGATTATAAAGATTATTTTCCGCTGCCGTTTAAATCCATCCTAAACAATAAGCGCTTCGTGAATGAAAAGAAAGTGACAGACCACTATGCCATCATTCCGACAGAGCAAGTGAAGGATCCTTCCAAGCTTTCAGGGGACGAACGGAAAATATACGACCTAATAGTGAAACGCCTCATAGCAGCGCATCATGAAAAAGCCATCTTTGACTATACGACGCTCAACACTTTGGTAGATGGCCGTGCATCCTTTATCTCAAAAGGGAAGCAGCAGATCCAAGAAGGTTGGAGAAAAGTCATTTTCCAACAGGAAGAAGGGGAAAATGATGTCCTCCTTCCGCCTGTTCAAAAGAATGACGCAGGAAACGTTCAAAAAGCATGGGTAAAAGAAGGGAAGACCCAGCCTCCGAAACGCTATACAGAAGGCCAGCTCATTACGTTGATGAAGACGGCCGGAAAGCATTTGAACAATGAAGATTTGGAGAAAGTCCTGATGAAGACAGAAGGGCTTGGAACAGAGGCTACCAGATCAGGAATCATCACGATGCTGAAGACAAGGAATTACATTGATGTCCGGAAGAATCAGGTCTTTGCTACTGATAAAGGGAAGCTATTGATTGACGCCATCGGGGAAAAAATACTGGCATCTCCTGAAATGACCGCTAAATGGGAACAGCGTCTGAGCGAAATCGGCGAGGGTGGCGCTTCACCTGGTGTGTTCATGGAACAAGTGAAGAAGCTCTCTTTGAAAATAATTGAAGATGCAAAGGACCAGTCCTCAAGCTGGGATTTTACCCGATATTCCGTTGAACCGAAAAATAATTCTAAATCAAAATTCAGCAGGGGCTCTTCTACCAAAACCCAGGAGGACCTTGGCCCATGCCCGGTCTGCCAAACTGGTCAGGTAGTAGACAAAGGAAAGCTGTATGGATGTTCAAACTATCAAAACACCAAATGCGGCTTCACATTTTCAAAAAAGATCCTGGGCAAAAGCGTCTCTGCTGCGAATATGAAAAAAATCATCAAATCGGGCGAGTCCAACCTTATCAAAGGCTTCAAAAAGGGCGAAAAAACTTTCAATGCGAAGCTTGGCTGGAAGGACGGAAAATTGAATTTTTTGTTTGAGCAGACGAAATGA
- a CDS encoding ABC transporter substrate-binding protein, producing the protein MKRIITLLFSILLIAGLMTGCAQDAKNETGKDQQGKTEQSKEAAFPTTFKDAIGNEITLKEEPKKIVSLIPSNTEVVYGLGMGDKIVGVTDFDNYPKEVAKKEKIGNMVFNVEKIIGLQPDVVLAHESTAKSAEAGLKQIKDAGIPVVVINDANNFDSVYQSIELIGKTIGAKDQADKMVNRMKEKINAIAEKAQSIPDDQMKSVYVEVSPEPELFTTGKGTFLDEMLQIIHAKNAAGDQEGWAKMSDESVIALKPDVIITTCGAFVKDPVNDILNRKGWEQVPAIQNKQVYDVDTDLVTRSGPRLAEGIEELAKVIYPEKFAK; encoded by the coding sequence ATGAAACGAATCATCACCCTTCTATTTTCGATTCTTTTAATTGCAGGCCTGATGACAGGCTGTGCACAGGATGCGAAAAACGAAACAGGAAAAGACCAGCAAGGAAAAACCGAACAATCAAAAGAAGCTGCCTTTCCAACCACATTTAAAGACGCCATCGGCAATGAAATCACCTTAAAAGAAGAGCCGAAGAAAATTGTTTCGCTGATTCCAAGCAACACAGAAGTCGTTTACGGTTTGGGGATGGGGGACAAAATTGTTGGTGTAACCGATTTTGACAACTATCCTAAAGAGGTGGCCAAAAAAGAAAAAATCGGCAACATGGTATTCAATGTAGAGAAAATCATCGGATTGCAGCCGGATGTCGTGTTAGCCCATGAATCCACTGCCAAATCGGCTGAAGCAGGTTTGAAACAAATCAAAGATGCCGGCATCCCTGTCGTTGTGATAAATGACGCGAATAATTTTGACAGCGTCTATCAATCGATTGAACTGATTGGAAAGACAATAGGGGCAAAAGATCAAGCAGACAAAATGGTGAACAGGATGAAAGAAAAAATCAATGCCATTGCAGAAAAAGCCCAATCCATCCCTGACGATCAGATGAAAAGTGTCTATGTGGAAGTGTCCCCGGAGCCTGAATTGTTTACAACAGGGAAAGGAACATTCCTTGATGAAATGCTTCAGATCATTCACGCTAAAAATGCAGCAGGTGATCAGGAAGGATGGGCGAAGATGTCAGATGAGTCTGTCATTGCCTTGAAACCGGATGTCATTATCACAACATGCGGTGCGTTTGTGAAAGATCCAGTGAATGATATCTTGAATCGAAAAGGCTGGGAGCAGGTGCCTGCCATTCAGAACAAACAAGTCTACGATGTCGATACAGACCTGGTGACGCGTTCAGGTCCTAGACTTGCAGAGGGGATCGAAGAACTTGCGAAAGTCATTTACCCAGAGAAATTTGCAAAATAA
- a CDS encoding FecCD family ABC transporter permease gives MRKSFTQRNLQNKSFIPYILGILFLIAAAIAGISAGSLSIPLVDIIHLFLNKELGLGSGKIKPMYESIIMEIRFPRVLLAGFVGASLSMAGAAFQGLLRNPLADPYTLGVSSGASLGAVATLFFSLSIPFLGLYTLPIISIGAAILTMFAVLFFARSVERSMKVETIILTGIIFSSFLGAFISLMIALTGQELRQIIGWLLGSVSMRGWDYVKLIAPCFVIGSVLLMANAKELNVLSYGEERAQHLGVNVQRRKMMILAAGSILTGAAVAVSGTIGFVGLVIPHFIRLIWGPPHGRLLILSGLFGAGFLILADLAARIVIAPSELPIGVITSLIGAPVFAFILMRNRKGGRKRHA, from the coding sequence TTGCGAAAGTCATTTACCCAGAGAAATTTGCAAAATAAATCGTTTATTCCCTACATTTTGGGGATCTTATTTCTAATCGCAGCAGCAATAGCCGGCATATCAGCCGGCTCTTTGTCTATTCCTTTAGTGGACATCATTCATCTGTTTTTAAATAAGGAGCTGGGACTGGGCTCCGGCAAGATAAAACCAATGTACGAGTCGATCATCATGGAAATCAGATTTCCACGGGTGCTGTTGGCCGGATTTGTCGGTGCATCTTTATCAATGGCCGGTGCAGCGTTTCAAGGTTTGCTGCGAAACCCATTGGCTGATCCCTATACATTAGGAGTGTCATCCGGGGCATCCTTAGGCGCGGTTGCGACTCTCTTCTTTTCACTGTCCATTCCTTTTCTCGGACTTTACACCCTTCCCATCATCAGTATCGGTGCAGCCATTTTAACGATGTTCGCGGTGCTTTTTTTTGCGAGAAGTGTGGAGCGTTCCATGAAAGTGGAGACCATTATTTTGACTGGAATCATTTTCAGTTCCTTTCTTGGCGCATTTATTTCACTCATGATTGCGCTGACAGGTCAAGAGTTGAGGCAGATCATAGGCTGGCTGCTCGGCAGTGTGTCGATGAGAGGCTGGGATTATGTGAAACTGATTGCACCATGCTTCGTGATAGGATCTGTACTGCTAATGGCTAATGCAAAGGAGCTTAATGTCCTTTCCTACGGGGAAGAACGTGCACAGCATTTAGGCGTCAATGTTCAAAGAAGAAAGATGATGATTCTTGCGGCCGGCTCGATTTTGACAGGGGCTGCGGTCGCAGTGTCAGGTACGATTGGATTTGTCGGATTGGTCATTCCCCATTTCATCAGGCTGATCTGGGGGCCGCCGCATGGCAGACTTTTGATCCTATCGGGGCTTTTTGGTGCTGGATTTTTGATTTTGGCAGATCTTGCTGCCCGTATCGTCATCGCACCGTCTGAGCTGCCGATCGGTGTCATCACTTCATTGATTGGTGCGCCTGTCTTTGCGTTTATTTTAATGCGGAATCGGAAGGGGGGACGGAAGCGCCATGCTTAA
- a CDS encoding adenosylcobinamide amidohydrolase, producing MLNVKNLTAGYEAKPILKNVSFDVKKGEFFGIAGPNGCGKTTLLKSLTHLIKKENGEIILDGKPIEKYSAKDFAKKAAVLPQMSPQTFSYTVKETVALGRYAHKRGLFHTWTEHDEQIVQSVMEQTGVRHLESAQISECSGGEQQRIFLAQALAQEPEILLLDEPTNHLDLSFQKELMDLLKQWTLERKLTVISIFHDLNLASLYCDRILLMENGEVMAVDAPKKVLKEELIEEVYNTSIQKQAHPSVAKPQMLLVPEYIEKNQSPEINDSFLTIGESHLVIQSPMPLKTLSSGVTGAGLGWHRSFMIRRVPPEYSHLNYQEEMANYLIENDFDPMETVGFMTAVNLEDAAYHLYRASAFSVFILVTAGTANAIDASKHEDFRDEYLSPGTINTWIFVNGKLSEEAFIQGIVTATEAKVKVMQDEEIIDPTTGTTATGTSTDSISIAATQSGEEHPFAGTMTALGQMISRGVYECTRKAVHNYRKRISN from the coding sequence ATGCTTAATGTAAAAAACCTGACAGCTGGATATGAGGCAAAGCCGATCCTGAAGAATGTTTCTTTTGACGTCAAAAAAGGGGAATTCTTCGGGATAGCAGGACCGAATGGCTGCGGCAAGACCACACTCCTGAAGAGCTTGACCCATTTGATCAAAAAGGAGAATGGTGAAATCATCTTGGATGGGAAGCCGATTGAAAAATATTCTGCCAAAGACTTTGCCAAAAAGGCGGCCGTTCTTCCGCAGATGTCACCCCAAACTTTTTCTTATACGGTTAAAGAAACCGTAGCCCTCGGCAGATATGCACACAAACGCGGCCTTTTCCATACATGGACTGAACATGACGAACAGATTGTCCAATCCGTGATGGAGCAGACCGGGGTCCGTCATCTTGAGTCTGCGCAAATCTCCGAATGTTCTGGTGGAGAGCAGCAGCGTATTTTCCTTGCCCAGGCCCTTGCGCAAGAACCTGAGATTTTGCTATTGGATGAACCGACAAACCATTTAGATCTTTCCTTTCAAAAAGAGCTGATGGATTTATTGAAGCAGTGGACGCTGGAGAGAAAACTTACAGTTATTTCGATTTTTCACGATTTGAATCTGGCGAGTCTTTACTGCGACCGCATCCTCTTGATGGAAAACGGGGAAGTAATGGCGGTAGATGCACCGAAGAAAGTATTGAAGGAAGAGCTGATCGAAGAAGTTTATAATACCAGCATTCAAAAGCAGGCGCATCCTTCTGTTGCCAAGCCGCAGATGCTGCTAGTGCCTGAATATATCGAAAAGAATCAATCCCCGGAAATTAATGATTCTTTTCTAACTATCGGTGAGTCTCATCTTGTTATTCAGTCACCGATGCCTTTAAAAACCTTATCCTCTGGAGTGACAGGAGCGGGATTGGGATGGCACAGAAGCTTTATGATCCGAAGGGTGCCGCCTGAATACAGTCACTTGAACTACCAGGAAGAAATGGCAAATTACTTGATAGAGAATGACTTCGATCCAATGGAAACAGTCGGTTTCATGACAGCCGTAAACTTGGAAGATGCGGCTTATCATCTATATCGTGCCAGTGCTTTTTCCGTCTTCATCCTTGTCACTGCCGGAACTGCCAATGCAATCGATGCGTCGAAGCATGAAGATTTCCGCGATGAATATCTTTCACCTGGTACCATCAATACGTGGATATTCGTCAATGGAAAACTATCTGAAGAAGCCTTCATCCAAGGGATCGTCACAGCGACTGAAGCAAAGGTCAAAGTCATGCAGGATGAAGAAATCATTGACCCGACAACAGGGACTACTGCCACGGGAACGTCAACGGACAGCATATCCATTGCAGCAACACAATCGGGTGAAGAACATCCTTTTGCCGGAACCATGACAGCCCTTGGTCAAATGATCAGTAGAGGCGTGTATGAATGTACGAGAAAAGCCGTCCATAACTATAGAAAACGGATCAGTAACTAA
- a CDS encoding class I SAM-dependent methyltransferase, with the protein MSEYRNLLKESYEQKADERSKIHMEPWKIEELNRFIGAVPAKGRLSLLDAGAGPGLQGEYLKENGFDVTCIDLSENMVKICREKGLKAEVMDYFHMNLPTESFDLIWSMNSLLHVPKKDFQTVIQNLKSVLKLNGLFYLGVYGGEDSEGIWEGDHYEPKRFFSFYTNEDIQNEVIKEFEIIDLKVIPMDGQGPDYQAMILKKK; encoded by the coding sequence ATGTCAGAATATAGAAATCTCTTAAAAGAAAGCTACGAACAAAAAGCTGACGAACGCAGCAAAATCCATATGGAGCCTTGGAAAATCGAAGAATTGAACCGATTTATTGGAGCTGTACCCGCTAAAGGCAGATTGAGTCTGTTGGATGCAGGAGCAGGACCGGGGCTTCAAGGGGAATACCTGAAAGAAAATGGATTTGATGTCACCTGCATCGATCTTTCGGAGAATATGGTGAAGATTTGCAGAGAAAAAGGACTCAAGGCAGAAGTGATGGATTACTTCCATATGAATCTTCCAACTGAATCCTTCGATTTAATCTGGTCGATGAACTCCCTTTTGCATGTGCCAAAAAAAGACTTCCAGACGGTGATTCAGAACCTGAAATCCGTACTTAAGCTAAACGGATTATTCTATCTAGGCGTCTATGGGGGAGAGGACAGTGAAGGGATATGGGAAGGGGATCATTATGAACCGAAGAGATTCTTTTCCTTTTATACAAATGAAGATATCCAGAATGAAGTCATAAAAGAATTTGAAATTATAGACCTTAAGGTCATTCCGATGGACGGGCAGGGGCCAGACTATCAAGCAATGATTTTAAAGAAGAAGTAA
- a CDS encoding undecaprenyl-diphosphate phosphatase — MHLWNLFVAAILGLVEGLTEFAPVSSTGHMVIVDDMFLKSEKLLTPEIATVFKVVIQLGSILAVVVVFRNRFFDLLGLKRMKSEDEVHHHKLNLLQVIVGLLPAVILGLLFDDYIEAHLFSVNTVIVGLIAGAILMLIADWKAKRTPAVDTVDKLTYKHALIIGLSQCLALWPGFSRSGSTISAGVMSGLSHKAAADFTFIMAVPIMAGASALTLLKHASAITSDVIPFFIVGFVSAFIVALISIKFFLALINRIKLVPFAIYRIVLAVILFVIIHI, encoded by the coding sequence TTGCACTTATGGAATCTTTTCGTCGCAGCCATCCTTGGATTAGTAGAAGGACTGACGGAATTTGCGCCAGTATCCTCTACAGGACACATGGTCATTGTCGACGATATGTTTTTAAAATCAGAAAAATTATTGACACCAGAAATTGCGACGGTCTTTAAAGTCGTCATCCAGCTCGGATCCATCCTGGCTGTTGTAGTCGTTTTCCGCAATCGTTTCTTTGACCTATTGGGATTGAAGAGAATGAAAAGCGAAGATGAAGTGCACCACCACAAATTAAATTTGCTTCAAGTCATTGTCGGACTCTTACCGGCAGTCATCTTAGGACTTTTATTTGATGACTACATCGAGGCTCATTTGTTCTCCGTCAATACGGTCATCGTCGGGTTGATTGCCGGAGCTATCCTCATGCTGATTGCTGACTGGAAAGCAAAAAGGACGCCTGCAGTCGATACAGTAGACAAGCTGACGTATAAACACGCCTTGATCATCGGGCTTTCTCAATGCTTGGCTCTATGGCCAGGGTTCTCCCGATCAGGATCTACGATTTCAGCAGGGGTCATGTCCGGCTTGAGCCATAAAGCAGCAGCAGATTTTACATTCATCATGGCTGTTCCAATCATGGCGGGAGCAAGTGCATTAACATTATTGAAACACGCATCTGCGATCACTTCTGACGTCATTCCATTTTTTATCGTGGGATTTGTCAGTGCGTTTATCGTAGCCTTGATTTCCATCAAGTTCTTCCTGGCATTGATCAACCGCATCAAGCTCGTACCATTTGCGATTTACCGAATCGTACTTGCGGTCATTTTGTTTGTGATCATTCATATTTGA